TCAATGTCCAGAAAGTTTACTCTCTCACCCTGCAGGGGCCTTGAAAACCTCTCACTCCTACACTGCAAACCATTGATGTAGTGATGGGAACCGCTCCCCATCTCCTACGACATGTCTGCAGTGACAGCGTGGTTACGTTGACTTCCTGAAGCCTGATGGGTTTGCTTCCGTCATCGGCTATGTCCCCCCAGCCGGTTGCGAGACAGCGACTTCCTGTCTCCGCCCTGCTCGTTTTCAGAGAGATCAACTGCACTGCTGCAGTCAGTTGTGCCCTGCCGTTGAGCTGAGATGAGGGGATTGATGAAtgagaaatacagaaaatatatcAGGTTAGAAGGATTTTGTGCAAGCTACAgacaataatgaaaatgttgtaGACAACTGTTGAAACCATCCTCACCTTCAGGAGCATGATGTCATTTGCATGCCCATCATACCCAGGATGGGGAACGGATCTGACAGTCCTGAATTCCTGCATTGTACTCTCGTTAGCTGACAGGGAATTCACGCCAAGCACGACTGTGTAAGGTCTAGAAATCACAATTTAATGAAGACCAGACATTAGATATGATGTCATGgctgcaaatacacagagaTCATTTTCCTCATTGGTCTGTGTTCAGATGTGTGATGCTGAGAAGAATGAACACTGACTAACTAGATTAACTTTGAGCTTCAGATGGTTATCTTTTATCATTCATGTGATGAAATGTAGATATAAGGTTCAAAGTCCTTAACTTGTCCTTTACCTCCATAAAAGGGATGTGTTTGGACTCAGCATCAGTGGACATGTTGAGACATTCTAACGTTGGGTTAGAAGACCAGAGACAAAGATTGGGCTCTCGGTCTACTGTGTTTTATCTAATCTTGCCTCAGACATATAACACACGTGGTCTGTCGGAGAGTGTGGAAGAGTCTTTTTCAGACTTTTCAGCTGACTGCGTTTTTGCTTCCCCTCGACTGaaagaaaactttaaattgTGGTTCTAATGTATTAGTGTTCAGTGCTTCAACAGGAAATCCACAACAGACTAACTTTAGTGCAAGTCCTAATATGCACAGTTTTTGCATGACATCATCAATAGTCAGTATATAccctgtctttgtctttatacagtatttattattcatttcattCCACTATAGTCCAGACAAGCCACCACTATAATCATATATGAATTGAATACTGTATTATAAATACAATGATAACTAAAAAGAATAtaattgtattcaaatatttttgtaCCGTTCTTTAACCTAACCTATATTTTAGTTATCCTGATCCCTCACTGTATGTCTATTTATAAATAAGTGCACTGAGAGCATTTTAATGCCAGAGTCAATATCATTGTATGTGCAGATCTGACTGTGATGCATTGTTTTCTCAGAGACTCTCAAATTAAGACAGAGATTGTCATTATGAAGTTGTGGAAAATATACATCACTTTAAAATGATTCAAAATCCGAAGGCATCTGTTatggttgtttttgttgttgttgtaagaAGAAAGTTTTTGAGCTTACCCATGAATCTGACAATGAGCTGCCGTGAGCACAAAGTTTTCTTTCACCAGCGCTCCTCCACAGTTATGGCGACCGCCGACTTGCAGCGAAGCCATATAGGGCCGAGAGTGGGGGGCGGAATCTCGACCGCCAACAATATGAGAACCatcagctcctgaaacacaaaagGCAATATTATTCAATCATAATCCAACTTAAATCATATGTAGCTTTTCAATAGTATTTTACCGTATACAGaaaccagaaagaaaaaattgcTGCTTGTATGATCTTCGATTTATCACTAAGAAGGTGTAGCTCACCATTTAggacaaagaaaagcaggagTAGGAAAATGACAGCCATGGTCCCTGCTCTGATCTGCCTTCCACTCTtggttttatacattttaggGAGAAGAAAAGCTCTTGCTTATTTTGTGGTCTTTATTGCTTCAGTGAATGTGCTAACATGCTTTTAGTGAAGCTGTGACAAAAGACAtggttttattttccaaacAGGGTTTCATAATTGATGGCCAAGACAGTTGTGGTTAATGCTTCAACAGATTTAGTTGAATCATGTCTACACTTTCAAGAATTGACTGTagaatttaaagtaaatatGTGTAAAAATAGTTGCTAATAAAATAGAAATCCGATTTGAACGCAGTAGAATGCATAAcaccaccaaggcccaacaatccctTTAAATTGAAGCAAGTCTCATAGCAAAAGCCACAGTTTGCATCTCAGCTAAACATTAGTGGCAGTTATTGGTTGGCTCTACTTGTTGCCATGTGTCTGAAAAAGACTACTTCTCTATAAATCCTCATTCAGATGCACCAGATCCATCTTTTCCTTTGAAtcttcacacactcattgataCCAACACTCAGGTCTGAATCTTCTTATCGTGATCAGGATTAATACatagtttgaaataaaatatccTTGTTCCACCCTCTGATCTAGATATTCACCAAAATAAAGtgggttctttcttgggtcatgccccaccGGTAGAAAACAGTAGTTCAGCAACTTGAAAATCATTGCAAATCATGCATCTCATTAAATGTTCCTCAAAGCCAAATGGTCTTAATCACCTGAGAAAGCACATAGTTTTTCCTCCTATCAGGCACTATTACTTCTATGGCTGAGCCATTTAGGCAATTCAAGTTGAACCTGCATATTAGTGTGGAGCGGATGGACGCCACCGATGCTCCTCCACATCTGCCATCAAATCATGTCAAGCTTCGTTCAAACTATCTTGTGCAACACACTGTAATTATCCACAGTAACATTAATAAACACCATTTACTACAATATGCTACAGcgggaaaaaatacaaatacatctaCTGTAATAATTTTGGACTAATGAAGAAAACTGCAGAAACTACAGCAATTTGTGACAGTGATAAATTGAGGCTGATACTCTTAATCAGCAAAGTTCAACAGTTAAGATGATTGGAAATTTATCAGATAAATGTGGCCTTTGTTATTGCTTAATTAATGACAGTTATATCAGTTTCCTCTTTTCTAAAACGTTacattgtgtttaaaaaaacgttttaagGAAGGAATGTGGTTTTGAGTCATGCAATATACCACAGCCTTATTAAATTCACCAGAAAAACTGTATTCAACTTTGATGAATGATCTGGTTGAATATGACATGAATCAGGAAAGAAAAGCATTTTAACGCTGTTGAAATTGTTTTGGGCTCAATGATATGAAGAATGTTATCATAGGAAAGAAATTGACAAAATGTTTTAAGGTAATTTGCAACAAACACTGAAAGAGTGACTTAGATACAAACCTATTTCCCTTCGGGGAACATTAATTCATCAGAAGGAGTGGAAGaagggaaataaagaaaatgtacttttattaCATCCCACCACTGTTCAGAATACAGTCTTGAGTAAGAAGCAGTAAGAAGCAGTCAAATCTGAGCActtaaaaaataagtaaatataaaataaactatCGTATATATTAAACCAATGgggaaattaataaaacaaatgttaaaatatattaatctCAGCATGTAGAATATAAAGATAAGACTCTAGCAACGGTGCAAAAtcctaaaaacaaaatattgctACCTCTGCCAaacagtttatgttttcatctgcatcagGTTGTGGATGTCAGGGtttgtggaaggagatggacccaggatgcagaggtttaacagaaaatataattttaatataaagagcgtctaaaactacacaaaaacaGAGCATAAACACTAACAGGTGACTACAGGAGAGTCaaaacagaggagcagaatcTGAGCGTCAAGACGCACGGGGAACACTGAAGCTAAGGACGGGAAAGCAGGACAGGACAAACCTTAATCGACAAAGAGTGAAACGAGTAGCAACAACGAGTACGAACCGACAAAGgacacaggggaacacagaggctaaTAAAGAGGGaagtagaaaaattaactaagcatggttgacaaactattttcTATTTGGATAGTAAGTTTCTGCAGCCTTGtcaagagacttttatgacttgtatttacatacaccaaatgttttatgacttgagctgttttatggtcgtAACTGTTTATGACGTGAATGCGGTGAGATCATTTGTGACTTActtacccatcaaaggaagtagtgtatgtcttcttatcaccttaGGAAAAACATGTGAATCATCTGTTGTGTTTAGATTCCTCTTCTTCCCCCACCTGTGGAAccttcctggattggttcagaaggacagccgtaagtcctcctatataagatctgtgcttttgacagtgttgtgcaagttcacacctctcatgaactagttcaaagttcagttcacacaagtaaatatgaatagttcacgttcatagttcaccatttaaattctgaactagttcatagttcagttcatttcatagtttaaggtggaaagtgagccatttttgtaagagaccagag
The nucleotide sequence above comes from Platichthys flesus chromosome 9, fPlaFle2.1, whole genome shotgun sequence. Encoded proteins:
- the LOC133961296 gene encoding serine protease 57-like, translated to MYKTKSGRQIRAGTMAVIFLLLLFFVLNGADGSHIVGGRDSAPHSRPYMASLQVGGRHNCGGALVKENFVLTAAHCQIHGPYTVVLGVNSLSANESTMQEFRTVRSVPHPGYDGHANDIMLLKLNGRAQLTAAVQLISLKTSRAETGSRCLATGWGDIADDGSKPIRLQEVNVTTLSLQTCRRRWGAVPITTSMVCSVGVRGFQGPCRGDSGGPLVCDGAAAGMVSFGGRQCGNPANPVVYSSVPFFGDWIREVLRSN